From Carassius auratus strain Wakin chromosome 10, ASM336829v1, whole genome shotgun sequence, a single genomic window includes:
- the LOC113109704 gene encoding GPI ethanolamine phosphate transferase 3-like isoform X2, giving the protein MRRLPVVVALIWVCSVFYSGIFLFVGGFLLVRLEVNRTSTCADVLSPGAQVKGDFCLSEPRFRRAVVLIIDALKADFTRYDPENTAPKPFENKLPVLDEMASSHPSHARLYTFRADPPTTTMQRIKGFTTGSLPTFIDVGNNFASNAILEDNLVHQLGQVGKRVVFMGDDTWVSLFPKKFHRSLPFPSFNVKDLHTVDNGILQNIYPTMEGDDWDVLIAHFLGVDHCGHRFGPDHPAMAEKLSQMDGVIRSVIKRLKNDTLLVVMGDHGMTDTGDHGGESQKETDAALFLYSSSPLFPAPGSQVEPEVVPQTDLVPTLALLLGVPIPYSSVGQVLLPLFPQDGSRGVPTGLSQAEALWINVKQVNRFLETYSNMAKDIPPDSLSQLRADFSNISSQYLAADHRGHLPSPELVVSMQNYLTAVRETCRASWARFSPFKMAAGLLILGVACMLCYVLSELSHVVIQQGLLKLPILSGLVVGLVVAAGQLFFRGYLELSWCAGAAALSSEVLFLWKTRGVLVKERWSPSGLLTLALLVLILRCASLLSDSYVIYEGNVVTFLLFTLSVYVPLRLNWDGLLVPLPPPDTQKPPRMLQTALPSSVVRRQATILLAWLGVLVGSLYLSLSFHNCREEQGTCQPSLFLSPLSRVQNSQLRNLLYVFSVGSLALLGYLLHRWLRHYGNLNCTSVTAFSACFLVPLASVCIGLHWAVSATPEDTFRNLSELIGLAQVFLPRATFCVLGLGLLLLWVDPMTVFLKSRTPLSSRGTSLPPPKYRASTGISPQAELHHLIPQLYQRIRHSLEDGAMESGETDSRPAVEAYGLGTVYSAPLVLLCGLLGLVLLLLHPEGMALAFLLLLLEAGAMLHIHACSANLSSLHKHSNGFSVPWAPVVSWSLAATQFFHATGHLPTFPSIQWGAAFVGFPQGHTGTALPASLVTLNTFSSHIIFAVGCPLLLFWPLVCEVRGTRSTCSAGAEESEDAVMEMRLRENPQKFSSGLLQLAARYLFVNGAQVFASVCAAAILRRHLMVWKVFAPKLMFEASGFIVGSVFVILGVAMVMRVDVSVGGLFKKLLPQNSR; this is encoded by the exons ATGAGAAGACTTCCTGTCGTGGTCGCCCTCATCTGGGTCTGCTCAGTGTTTTACTCCGGCATCTTTCTGTTTGTGGGAGGCTTCCTCTTAGTCAGGCTGGAGGTCAACAGAACGAGCACCTGTGCAGACGTCTTGTCTCCCGGAGCTCAGGTGAAGGGGGATTTCTGCCTGAGCGAGCCACGCTTTCGTAGGGCAGTGGTGCTGATCATCGACGCTCTGAAGGCCGACTTCACCCGCTACGATCCGGAGAACACAGCACCCAAACCGTTTGAGAACAAGCTGCCAGTGTTAGATGAGATGGCATCGTCACACCCCTCTCATGCCAGACTCTACACCTTTCGGGCCGATCCGCCCACCACTACCATGCAGAGGATCAAAGGCTTTACCACAGGTTCCCTGCCCACGTTCATTGACGTGGGGAACAACTTCGCATCCAACGCCATTCTGGAAGACAATCTAGTGCACCAGCTGGGACAAGTGG GCAAGAGAGTTGTTTTTATGGGGGATGACACATGGGTGAGTCTTTTCCCCAAGAAGTTCCACAGATCGCTGCCCTTCCCCTCCTTCAACGTCAAGGACTTGCACACCGTTGACAATGGCATTCTCCAAAACATTTATCCCACCA TGGAGGGGGATGACTGGGATGTGTTGATTGCTCACTTCCTGGGTGTGGATCACTGTGGGCACAGATTTGGCCCGGATCATCCTGCAATGGCTGAGAAACTCTCCCAGATGGATGGAGTTATCAG ATCAGTGATAAAGCGTCTGAAGAACGACACCTTGTTGGTGGTGATGGGTGATCATGGAATGACAGACACTGGGGATCATGGTGGAGAGAGCCAGAAAGAGACAGACGCTGCTCTGTTTCTCTACAGTTCCTCTCCCTTATTTCCAGCACCAGGCTCCCAG GTGGAACCTGAGGTAGTGCCTCAGACTGATCTGGTGCCCACTCTGGCACTTCTGCTGGGGGTTCCCATTCCTTATAGTAGTGTGGGACAGGTTCTTCTGCCACTTTTTCCTCAGGATGGCTCCCGGGGTGTACCTACAGGACTCAGCCAAGCTGAGGCGCTGTGGATTAACGTTAAACAG GTAAACCGCTTCTTGGAGACCTACTCTAACATGGCCAAAGACATCCCACCAGACAGTCTGTCTCAGCTGCGGGCTGACTTCTCAAACATTTCCTCCCAGTATTTGGCAGCTGACCACAGGGGCCATCTTCCCTCTCCTGAGCTAGTCGTCTCCATGCAGAACTATCTGACAGCTGTCAGGGAGACTTGTAGAGCCTCCTGGGCCCGTTTCAGTCCTTTCAAAATGGCTGCTGGGCTGTTAATCTTAGGAGTTGCCTGTATGCTCTGCTACGTCCTTTCTGAGTTGTCCCATGTAGTGATTCAGCAAGGCCTGCTGAAGTTGCCCATACTCTCAGGGTTGGTGGTGGGTCTAGTAGTAGCTGCAGGTCAGCTGTTCTTCCGAGGATATTTGGAGCTCTCGTGGTGTGCGGGAGCTGCAGCACTTTCTTCTGAGGTTTTGTTTCTTTGGAAGACTCGAGGAGTTTTGGTTAAAGAGAGGTGGTCACCTTCTGGCCTCCTCACGCTGGCCCTTCTGGTGCTTATCCTGCGCTGTGCCTCCCTACTCTCGGACAGCTATGTCATCTATGAGGGAAACGTGGTTACCTTCTTGCTCTTCACGTTGAGCGTATATGTTCCTCTCCGTCTAAACTGGGATGGACTCCTTGTGCCGCTTCCCCCACCAGACACCCAGAAGCCACCTCGTATGCTCCAAACAGCTCTGCCATCCTCAGTGGTTCGACGTCAGGCCACTATCCTGTTGGCTTGGTTGGGAGTGCTGGTGGGATCGCTTTACCTATCCCTCTCCTTCCACAACTGCCGAGAGGAGCAGGGCACCTGCCAGCCCTCACTTTTCCTCTCCCCGCTTTCACGAGTACAGAACAGTCAACTGCGCAACCTCCTCTATGTCTTCTCCGTTGGCTCTCTGGCCTTGTTGGGGTACCTTCTACACCGATGGCTTCGACATTACGGGAACCTCAATTGTACCAGTGTGACTGCGTTTTCGGCCTGCTTCCTCGTACCCCTGGCCTCTGTTTGCATTGGTTTGCACTGGGCGGTGAGCGCCACCCCAGAGGACACCTTCAGGAATTTGTCCGAACTCATCGGCTTAGCTCAAGTGTTCCTGCCTAGAGCCACTTTCTGCGTACTAGGTCTTGGACTACTCCTGTTGTGGGTAGACCCCATGACAGTGTTCCTCAAGTCAAGGACTCCATTGAGCTCTCGAGGAACATCCCTGCCACCCCCCAAGTACCGAGCCAGTACGGGAATCAGTCCGCAGGCTGAACTTCACCACCTTATTCCACAGTTGTATCAGCGCATCCGACACTCGCTGGAGGACGGGGCAATGGAAAGTGGTGAAACTGACAGCAGGCCAGCTGTGGAGGCTTACGGGCTAGGTACAGTGTACTCTGCCCCATTGGTTTTGCTTTGTGGACTCCTGGGATTGGTGCTTCTGCTGCTCCATCCGGAGGGAATGGCCCTTGCCTTCCTGCTTCTCCTGCTGGAGGCCGGAGCCATGCTGCACATCCACGCCTGTAGCGCCAACCTCTCCAGCCTGCACAAGCACTCTA ATGGTTTCAGTGTTCCATGGGCTCCAGTGGTTTCATGGTCTCTGGCAGCCACCCAGTTTTTCCATGCAACAGGACACCTCCCAACCTTCCCCTCCATTCAGTGGGGTGCTGCATTTGTGGGCTTTCCTCAAGGACACACGGGCACTGCACTTCCTGCGTCATTGGTGACCCTCAACACCTTCTCCTCTCACATTATCTTTGCAG TTGGTTGTCCTCTGCTGCTGTTCTGGCCTCTGGTGTGCGAGGTGCGTGGGACCCGATCTACATGCTCAGCAGGAGCAGAGGAGAGCGAGGATGCTGTCATGGAGATGAGACTGAGAGAGAACCCCCAGAAGTTCAGCTCGGGTCTCCTGCAGCTCGCTGCACGCTACCTCTTCGTGAATGGAGCGCAG GTTTTTGCGTCGGTTTGTGCTGCAGCCATCCTCAGGAGACACCTCATGGTGTGGAAAGTGTTTGCACCCAA
- the LOC113109704 gene encoding GPI ethanolamine phosphate transferase 3-like isoform X1 has product MNARACRMRRLPVVVALIWVCSVFYSGIFLFVGGFLLVRLEVNRTSTCADVLSPGAQVKGDFCLSEPRFRRAVVLIIDALKADFTRYDPENTAPKPFENKLPVLDEMASSHPSHARLYTFRADPPTTTMQRIKGFTTGSLPTFIDVGNNFASNAILEDNLVHQLGQVGKRVVFMGDDTWVSLFPKKFHRSLPFPSFNVKDLHTVDNGILQNIYPTMEGDDWDVLIAHFLGVDHCGHRFGPDHPAMAEKLSQMDGVIRSVIKRLKNDTLLVVMGDHGMTDTGDHGGESQKETDAALFLYSSSPLFPAPGSQVEPEVVPQTDLVPTLALLLGVPIPYSSVGQVLLPLFPQDGSRGVPTGLSQAEALWINVKQVNRFLETYSNMAKDIPPDSLSQLRADFSNISSQYLAADHRGHLPSPELVVSMQNYLTAVRETCRASWARFSPFKMAAGLLILGVACMLCYVLSELSHVVIQQGLLKLPILSGLVVGLVVAAGQLFFRGYLELSWCAGAAALSSEVLFLWKTRGVLVKERWSPSGLLTLALLVLILRCASLLSDSYVIYEGNVVTFLLFTLSVYVPLRLNWDGLLVPLPPPDTQKPPRMLQTALPSSVVRRQATILLAWLGVLVGSLYLSLSFHNCREEQGTCQPSLFLSPLSRVQNSQLRNLLYVFSVGSLALLGYLLHRWLRHYGNLNCTSVTAFSACFLVPLASVCIGLHWAVSATPEDTFRNLSELIGLAQVFLPRATFCVLGLGLLLLWVDPMTVFLKSRTPLSSRGTSLPPPKYRASTGISPQAELHHLIPQLYQRIRHSLEDGAMESGETDSRPAVEAYGLGTVYSAPLVLLCGLLGLVLLLLHPEGMALAFLLLLLEAGAMLHIHACSANLSSLHKHSNGFSVPWAPVVSWSLAATQFFHATGHLPTFPSIQWGAAFVGFPQGHTGTALPASLVTLNTFSSHIIFAVGCPLLLFWPLVCEVRGTRSTCSAGAEESEDAVMEMRLRENPQKFSSGLLQLAARYLFVNGAQVFASVCAAAILRRHLMVWKVFAPKLMFEASGFIVGSVFVILGVAMVMRVDVSVGGLFKKLLPQNSR; this is encoded by the exons ATGAACGCGCGCGCCTGCAG AATGAGAAGACTTCCTGTCGTGGTCGCCCTCATCTGGGTCTGCTCAGTGTTTTACTCCGGCATCTTTCTGTTTGTGGGAGGCTTCCTCTTAGTCAGGCTGGAGGTCAACAGAACGAGCACCTGTGCAGACGTCTTGTCTCCCGGAGCTCAGGTGAAGGGGGATTTCTGCCTGAGCGAGCCACGCTTTCGTAGGGCAGTGGTGCTGATCATCGACGCTCTGAAGGCCGACTTCACCCGCTACGATCCGGAGAACACAGCACCCAAACCGTTTGAGAACAAGCTGCCAGTGTTAGATGAGATGGCATCGTCACACCCCTCTCATGCCAGACTCTACACCTTTCGGGCCGATCCGCCCACCACTACCATGCAGAGGATCAAAGGCTTTACCACAGGTTCCCTGCCCACGTTCATTGACGTGGGGAACAACTTCGCATCCAACGCCATTCTGGAAGACAATCTAGTGCACCAGCTGGGACAAGTGG GCAAGAGAGTTGTTTTTATGGGGGATGACACATGGGTGAGTCTTTTCCCCAAGAAGTTCCACAGATCGCTGCCCTTCCCCTCCTTCAACGTCAAGGACTTGCACACCGTTGACAATGGCATTCTCCAAAACATTTATCCCACCA TGGAGGGGGATGACTGGGATGTGTTGATTGCTCACTTCCTGGGTGTGGATCACTGTGGGCACAGATTTGGCCCGGATCATCCTGCAATGGCTGAGAAACTCTCCCAGATGGATGGAGTTATCAG ATCAGTGATAAAGCGTCTGAAGAACGACACCTTGTTGGTGGTGATGGGTGATCATGGAATGACAGACACTGGGGATCATGGTGGAGAGAGCCAGAAAGAGACAGACGCTGCTCTGTTTCTCTACAGTTCCTCTCCCTTATTTCCAGCACCAGGCTCCCAG GTGGAACCTGAGGTAGTGCCTCAGACTGATCTGGTGCCCACTCTGGCACTTCTGCTGGGGGTTCCCATTCCTTATAGTAGTGTGGGACAGGTTCTTCTGCCACTTTTTCCTCAGGATGGCTCCCGGGGTGTACCTACAGGACTCAGCCAAGCTGAGGCGCTGTGGATTAACGTTAAACAG GTAAACCGCTTCTTGGAGACCTACTCTAACATGGCCAAAGACATCCCACCAGACAGTCTGTCTCAGCTGCGGGCTGACTTCTCAAACATTTCCTCCCAGTATTTGGCAGCTGACCACAGGGGCCATCTTCCCTCTCCTGAGCTAGTCGTCTCCATGCAGAACTATCTGACAGCTGTCAGGGAGACTTGTAGAGCCTCCTGGGCCCGTTTCAGTCCTTTCAAAATGGCTGCTGGGCTGTTAATCTTAGGAGTTGCCTGTATGCTCTGCTACGTCCTTTCTGAGTTGTCCCATGTAGTGATTCAGCAAGGCCTGCTGAAGTTGCCCATACTCTCAGGGTTGGTGGTGGGTCTAGTAGTAGCTGCAGGTCAGCTGTTCTTCCGAGGATATTTGGAGCTCTCGTGGTGTGCGGGAGCTGCAGCACTTTCTTCTGAGGTTTTGTTTCTTTGGAAGACTCGAGGAGTTTTGGTTAAAGAGAGGTGGTCACCTTCTGGCCTCCTCACGCTGGCCCTTCTGGTGCTTATCCTGCGCTGTGCCTCCCTACTCTCGGACAGCTATGTCATCTATGAGGGAAACGTGGTTACCTTCTTGCTCTTCACGTTGAGCGTATATGTTCCTCTCCGTCTAAACTGGGATGGACTCCTTGTGCCGCTTCCCCCACCAGACACCCAGAAGCCACCTCGTATGCTCCAAACAGCTCTGCCATCCTCAGTGGTTCGACGTCAGGCCACTATCCTGTTGGCTTGGTTGGGAGTGCTGGTGGGATCGCTTTACCTATCCCTCTCCTTCCACAACTGCCGAGAGGAGCAGGGCACCTGCCAGCCCTCACTTTTCCTCTCCCCGCTTTCACGAGTACAGAACAGTCAACTGCGCAACCTCCTCTATGTCTTCTCCGTTGGCTCTCTGGCCTTGTTGGGGTACCTTCTACACCGATGGCTTCGACATTACGGGAACCTCAATTGTACCAGTGTGACTGCGTTTTCGGCCTGCTTCCTCGTACCCCTGGCCTCTGTTTGCATTGGTTTGCACTGGGCGGTGAGCGCCACCCCAGAGGACACCTTCAGGAATTTGTCCGAACTCATCGGCTTAGCTCAAGTGTTCCTGCCTAGAGCCACTTTCTGCGTACTAGGTCTTGGACTACTCCTGTTGTGGGTAGACCCCATGACAGTGTTCCTCAAGTCAAGGACTCCATTGAGCTCTCGAGGAACATCCCTGCCACCCCCCAAGTACCGAGCCAGTACGGGAATCAGTCCGCAGGCTGAACTTCACCACCTTATTCCACAGTTGTATCAGCGCATCCGACACTCGCTGGAGGACGGGGCAATGGAAAGTGGTGAAACTGACAGCAGGCCAGCTGTGGAGGCTTACGGGCTAGGTACAGTGTACTCTGCCCCATTGGTTTTGCTTTGTGGACTCCTGGGATTGGTGCTTCTGCTGCTCCATCCGGAGGGAATGGCCCTTGCCTTCCTGCTTCTCCTGCTGGAGGCCGGAGCCATGCTGCACATCCACGCCTGTAGCGCCAACCTCTCCAGCCTGCACAAGCACTCTA ATGGTTTCAGTGTTCCATGGGCTCCAGTGGTTTCATGGTCTCTGGCAGCCACCCAGTTTTTCCATGCAACAGGACACCTCCCAACCTTCCCCTCCATTCAGTGGGGTGCTGCATTTGTGGGCTTTCCTCAAGGACACACGGGCACTGCACTTCCTGCGTCATTGGTGACCCTCAACACCTTCTCCTCTCACATTATCTTTGCAG TTGGTTGTCCTCTGCTGCTGTTCTGGCCTCTGGTGTGCGAGGTGCGTGGGACCCGATCTACATGCTCAGCAGGAGCAGAGGAGAGCGAGGATGCTGTCATGGAGATGAGACTGAGAGAGAACCCCCAGAAGTTCAGCTCGGGTCTCCTGCAGCTCGCTGCACGCTACCTCTTCGTGAATGGAGCGCAG GTTTTTGCGTCGGTTTGTGCTGCAGCCATCCTCAGGAGACACCTCATGGTGTGGAAAGTGTTTGCACCCAA